The genomic window tgtgtggaaggcaagcttggcgattcggatatgaagattcctttctctgtaaccaactctgtgtaaccctaccccctccgatgtctatataaaccgaagggtttagtccgtaggacaagaaaaatcataatcataggctagcttctagggtttagcctctatgatctcgtggtagatcaactcttgaaatactcatatcatcaagatcaatcaagtaggaagtagggtattacctccatcgagagggcccgaacctgggtaaacattgtgtcccccgcctcctgttaccattagccttagacgaacagttcaggaccccctatctgagatccgccggttttgacaccgacaacctcatccttagatttcagaagatacacatgacagtatctagtgcgttcatcaattaacgtcataaaatacttctttccaccttttgtcaaaacaccattcatttcacatagatctaaatgtatgagctctagtggtgcaagatttctcgtttccgcattcgcatgagacttacgaggttgcttagcttgcacacacacttgacacttagatcccttgacagtggtgaaactagggattaagttcaatttcactagtcgcgacatgcaaccaaagttaacatgacagagacgtgaatgccacacatttgatttaTATTGTtacaaacatgattaacaactttattgcaaacgtctgataaggataaacgaaacaggcctcctgactcatagcctttaccaacaaaggttccatacttggatattacaaatttattcgactcaaagacaagtttgtagccatctctacacagaagaaacagacctcctgactcatagcctttacctacaaaggttccatacttggatattacaaatttattcgactcaaagacaagtttgtagccatctctacacagaagagatccgctaaaaagatttttattgacggaggagacataatgcacgttcttcagccgcacgatctttcccaaagtaaacttcagatcgaccgtccCAACACTATGAGCAGAAGCGAACAGAAGCACtcgaaccgttgcccatcagcacggtggaagtccctgcggtctgataagacgaaaacatgaaaatatcaccgcatacatgcacattagcacccgtgtcaattaaccaatgacaacattagcggtcttgccgctcTTGTGCTTCAGTAACGTAGCAAAGTTCCTCGAAGGAGGAAGCTTGGTGATGATATCTCTAGCAACTCTCACGCGCGTGGCGTGGCGtcggaggaggagcgcgtgtggatgtccctcttgttctcatcctcatacatgtggggaaagaacctcccctataaagaggtccaactccctctaaactagcaatgtgggactaaattttAGTTCCACCTCTTACTTGCACGAATGGACtgtgtgggcctctaggatttattatgaatttctgaaactgctattggacttgacccaaaatagacaaaattccagcagtcGTCGCTAGGTGATCTATAGACCTGGATGTAATTattattatttctgatgttcgttgtattgccatgattgaagataggtagattgaaagttttctctcGAAAAACATAACTATATCTGGCTGTAGATGTCTTTATTTCATCAATAAAAGTGAAAGACCTGGTTTAACGTAGCTTTTTTCGCTCGTAGCACGAACGATCGCCTGTTATTACTGAAAAATGAAGCTACAGCAACAGGAGAACTCTTGGAAGATCCGGCGGCGATGCCTATTTTGATTCCTAGGACGCAGCATATTTAGTGCGCAGCAGCGAGACACATGCCCCTGGCTAGTCCCAGTCGGTTTGCCTGTCGCTCAGCGAGACACATGAGCCTACATGTGTTGCTTTGCACCGCGGCCAGGTACCCGGCACGGTTAGGTGACAACAAAACCCAGAAAAGGACCAAAGCTGTGGACAGTGGACGCGATCAAGCACCAGGGAAAGAAAGAGGGGGTTTGGTGCCGGGCGCTGagttgtcgagatccggtgaaatGGACCGGGCAACGGCACAATCTCTTCACGCGACTCGCTGCCATGTTATTGTActctaccagtacgtaccaaactcCAACGACGACGCGGCACCAACGAACAGGCCGGCGCGCGCTCCCGTCAAAGCGTTTCGGCCTCGCGGACGTCGAGAGCTTCCACGTCGTTTCGGTCTGCCGGCCGGTTGCTCTGTACGTAGCTGTTTCCACACGCTCCTTGTGTGGAAACGGAGGCGCTGTTGGGTGTTGACCTCCGTGCGCTCGTCGTAGGAACAACCGATGCGTCGACGCTACGCGGATGCAGACTGTGCATGCGAGCTCGTTGCACTGCAGATCGCATACGGACTACGGAGTGAATCGACGCAACCGGGACGGACGAGTCGGTCAGGGTTCGTTTCGCCCGCGCCACCTCTCGCTCCACGTGCTCGCAGAGGTCACCAACGCGTCATAAACCGCGGTTGACTACCACGCACAAGCCCAAATTTACGTCACTGATCTTTCAGAAGAAGAGGAGGACAAAACACCCACGCGCCGGGCGCCGCAGCCCCTCGCACGGCCGGCGAACCGGCTCCTAGCGCGAGGCGGACACGGCCGGTGGACCGGCGGTGGTTCGGACGGACTCGGCGCCGCGAACCGACGGCGGGTGGGGCGTCGCTCATCTCATGGCTGCCTCACTCGACCCACGCCTCAAGTTTCCCCTGGTTCAAACCTCGTGGCACTTTCGCACCTACGGCCCCGTGCTTCCGCCTATTTCCGTAGGGGCAGGAATAAACTAAGACTTTGAGAGGAAGCTTTTCGGTTATTTCTTAGAGAGCACTTAAAGCAAAGCATTTCGTTCGGTGCTGGTGCCTGGTGAGAGGGACGCTCCCAATTTGGACATCTTTTAAGATTGCCGCAGCAGGCGCGTGTAGCACATGACAGGGAGCCGGAGTGGTTGCGGCTAGAAAACAGCTCATGCCGTAGAATATTTGTGTCCTCACATGGACGTACTGGAATTCTTTCCATCTTGTCGTGTATTAAACAATTCACAATTCTTATAAAAGAGTAAACATATGAAGTTGAAATGGTCATACGTTTCTTTTATGCATTTCGGTTTCATGTATGCGGTATGTCAACTTTTTGGTGTCTAGATGATCCGTGGTTAAGGTTGATATTTCGGCTAGGTCCATGAAGGAGCTTTTTTACTTTGTACAAGGGACAATGAGACCGACGAATACAGTCTCGAGGAAGCACCGCTACATTTAACTACACTATCGACAAAATCAGGAAAATATAGGCCATATCATCTTTGTTTTTCTTACATAAAATTGCACTCCTCAGGAACTTCATTTGGATATGCGGGATCCAAGCAGCAAAGAGCTTTATTGCATCTCCAACTTTGGATTGGGATCATCGAGCATAGAGAATGAGACCATGATGTGGTCATCGAGTAGCGTCGTAAGTGATATACTAATCCCCCATCCACCACATGGAGCACTCGATTAAGGGGAACCTCTCACATGTCGTGATAGCCTGACTTAATAAAGATGATAAACTACTCATAGCAATAAGGAATTTCTTCTTTTTCGAAAGACCATTCAGAaataactccaaagttaagtgtgcttagcttggagtaatttcagaaATGGGTGGCCGACTGGAAAGTTGGTCCCGGATGTGCATGAGCGAGCACAAAATGCGCAGGAAAGACTAGTATTAagttgtggggccagtctagatctcgtgaggagtaacgaccaccgacggATCTgttcggggcgttacaagttggtatcagagccgacccttatgaaagactagtattgatctgtggggtcaGTGAGTAACGACCAATGTCGGGTGTGATGAGACTATTACACATGTGCTTTTAGTTTTTCGAGAGCGGATAACATAAAGGAAGGATGCACATAATTGTTGGGCAAAGTGAAAGCACTAGCGCGGTTCAACGAGATCTACTAACAAAGATATATGTAAGCTCATAATTGCACAAAAAAATCATGTCATTATATTGAGACGGGCATAAGATTTTGTGTTTTGTCTATCCCGATCAAATTTGAATATTGGGACACCAACCTAAAGGTGATGAGCCTATTCTTAGCGGGAGTCATTAGATAAACCAATTTTTACATATACTCACTGTGTATCTATGACATGTATCTTTTTTTGAGTGAAACATATCATATTCACATTTTAGCTTCTGTTTGGAAAAAAAAGCACTGCATTTCTTCCTGACCCATTATCCATCCACAAGAAGACAAATGACAATGGCCACAAGTTCTATCATTTGTCGATGCGTCAGTATCTGATCTGAGGATGGATCGATGGATGAAGAAGGTGACGGCCCTTGTACCGTGCGCATGTGGTGCCCACTGAAAGTGCGTCGGACCAGTGTGTAATCCAGTCCGGACATTGTTGCTTGGATGGGGCATCCGACATTAGATGTTAGgtgttggtgcgatgtctgtttggtattaggttcGGACATTCGTCACCCCTTAATCAcagggataggagtagcgacaggcgTTGCCAAGAAGGCGGCTTCAGGTTTACTGATGTATTACATTGTAAGGGCTTTGTGAATAaaaaatggttgtatgcatcgcccagatgcagaggccagggtacatcctcctttttgaaaaaaacaaaagagaGAACAAGTTCTATCATTATATTCCCACATAAACTCGTAGGGGCACACATGTGTGTGGGCACGCATCTGCCCATTCGCCTCGGCCACCTGAGTGCCTTGTGATCCGCAAAGTTGTTGGATTCCGCATGTGGGCACATTAAGTTTTAGTTTCGAAAATTTGCGATTCTATTATTCGTTCATACCAAGTTTCAACATTTGCAACTTAACAAGGATTAAAAACTTCGTCAAAACGTATCCAAAAACTTATTTGAAAGCCTTCGTCATAAGAAACACCACTATGCAAATGAAAATTATTTGGACTTTCGGTTAAAAATTTTGGAAGCCAAAAGAAAAAATGGGGTCGGTGCCCCTGCCCCTGCGTGCCATAAACATTTTCAAACAGTTTCATCTTCGTAGAAAGATGTTCAAATAGTTTCACCGAAACATCATTCCTGCGAATAAATCATCCGGGAGCTTAAAAAAAATCATGTGGGATTATGGGGTACTCAAATATTTTCCTTTGCCACACCGCATTGACTAGCTCAGCATATCTTTAGCCACCAATAATGATTACCCAAAAATACCGAGGACATGGAGGGTTTAAATGCAAGTAGGGCTCCCATGCCCACCTTCCGACGGCGACCGCCGACTGGGCCGCCATTATCCCCCCCTCCAACCATtacctcctcctcttcgtcttctccATCCCCCTCCGCCCTCACCAAGTCCTCCCGTCTCGATTCGCGACACGAATTCCTCCGAGGCCAAGCCAAGAGCTGGGGACGAGGCGAGGGACGGACGGGGATTGCCTCGTGAGGTGATCCGACATACCCACGCTCCGCGGCTTGGGATCCGAACCCCAATCCCGAGGTATTTATTCCATGCCTTCTGTTTGTTTTCTCGAATAGAACTATCCAGGCGTTCTGTGGTAGCATATGAGGGGAATTTCATGCCGCTGTTTTGCTCTGCCCGGCTTTGGATCAAGGGCTCATCCCCCCTGCCCCCCTGTTATGTCCATTTTAGAGTATTTTGGCTGTTTCTTGCTGTTGTTTCCGGTGCCATTTGCTCCTTTTGACATTTAGATTGGAGCACTTATGTAGCTGTGTTTGTGTTTAGAGTTTCCTCCTTTGTTGTTATCGCGTTCGTTATATAGCTATAGATCTATGATCTCCGTGTGCTAATATGTTAGAATTTTGGTTGCAGCGGGAGAAAAGGCTGAAATTTAAGGCGTTCCTTGGGCGTGGAGTTGGAATTCCTGAGGACAGAACCGCTTAGCCGGTGCTGCGGTACCTGTTCTTGTTGGGCAATTGATCGGTTTATGACTGAGCTGGTATCAGATGAAGTGATTGGAGCCACAACTTGTCTGTAGAGCAGCATAGTGGTATCAGAGAGGTGATGTCTTTTGCTTGACTCTAGAACTGTACATGCGTGACATATTGAGCACCTGCAATGGCAAGAAGAAATGCTGGGGCAATGCAGAGAGAGGGGTCGGTTAAGGACTGGTCAGAATTCGACCCCTCACCCTCTCCCAAGATGGCGTACTCGCAGTCCTATGTTGCAATGAGAGGGGTGCTGACTTCTCTGGCTTCGCTTGACCTTGTCCTGATGTCGAGCAGCCTAAAATCTGCATGGGCAACTATATTGTCCCACAAGCACGCTAGGTCCTTGGAGAGGCCAAAGTCGAAGGGGATGAGCTGGAAAAAGGCCATGATCAATCTATTCATGTGTTTCATGATTGGCATTTTCATCGGATTCACGCCGCTTTTCTCTGCTGATTTGTCAAACAAAATGCCTGCTGAAAAGGACAGGCTTCCATTTGAGGGGGATGCGATTGATAGACGACAAATGGCAGAACATCAAGGCACCAAGCTGGAGCCATTTGTAGCGGAGGCTGAATCTGAAGCGGTTAATGAGCCACAGGCCGATGAGAGTCCCCCAGTTCCTGCAATGTTGGATGATGAGGCAGATTTTGTTGAAGCCTTGCCTATTGTACATTCTGTTAATGATTCTGGCATTGTTGCGAGAAAGCAACTGATAGTTGTGACAGCAACATCAGTTCGACCACACCAGGCATATTACCTTCACCGTCTGATTCATGTCTTGAAGGATGTACCGCCTCCTCTTCTGTGGATAGTGGCGGAGTGGCCATATCAGTCCCGTGAAACAGTAGAAATCCTGAGGTCTTCTGGGATCATGTACAGACATATTGTATGCAATAGGAATGTTTCAAATATTAGGAAGATTATTGTCTGCCAAAAGAACAATGCAATATTTCATATAAAGAAGCATCATCTAGATGGTATAGTGCATTTTGCTGATGAGGAGAGAGCATACTCAGTTGATCTATTTGAAGAAATGAGGAAAATCAGGTGACAGTTGATCTATTCTTTAAGTTATCACAATACATGATGCAAACTAGTAATTTCTCTTGACACTCTTTAACTTGGTACAAATATAAATCAATTTACCATTATACTTTATCATCAAAATTTGAAAACTATTGTTTGTCGGCTTATGCTCACCTTTGTATTACTCACTGCATGTTGACGTTGTAAAATCTTTTACTGCTTGAAGATTGTTTGCTAGTTAGTATGAAATGTTTTTTCCTTCTCAAATTTGCTGATGCTGCGTAATGTTTTAAATGCTAGAATCAATCAACTCTGGTAATAGGATATTATCTTGAAGCTAATAGTACACAATTGTTGGGCTGGAGGGAGTTTGACATAGAAATGCACATCCTACCTTTCTTCCTTTATTTCACTTTTGTCATCCTTATTTCTGGTAGCTTTGAATTTGTTTTCAGTGCACTGGTGCTCCATGCAGCTATAAAATGTCCCACACAACAAAAAGTAGAATATTTTAAGCAGTGTAGTGGTAGTAGGTCACATATCTTTTCTCTACTAAATTAAATCTTGATTGATGATTACTTTACAGGCTTTTTAAAGATATCCAGTAAAGCGTCTTGCTTGTTTAGTCATAACCGACTTGTGTGGGGATGCAATTTAGCAGTACCTCCTAACcttataattaaagaaaattatAAAGGATTTGCAATAAACTCTGTATTAGAATACCGAGAAATAATGTTGGCTTGTGATTTTTGACACGACAAAGAGCTGACAAACTTACTGCATTTAAAAGTTGCTGTGCTGATGCATTTAATCTACCAAGCCTAAGATTTAGTCCTTATCCTCACTCCAGATGAATTTCTACATTTGCCATTCTTTTTGCGGCCAATCAGAAGTTGTCAGGAGTTATTTATCTTCTTTAATTCTAAAGATAATAGTTATTGTGATTGTTTTTTGAATGTTAGCAGAAGAACTGCTAAATTCATTGAATAGATAGAAGGTTGGTCCAGTTTATGAGGGAAACCGGACCCAAAAACCATACTTGTTGGTTATGTAATTTCAGTTAAGTGATGATAGAAGTATAGAGGATGACTGTTGTCTGCTGCTGGAGttcttttcttttctgatttaGTCCTAGGTTATATAATCCCGGTTAAGATATGATAAAGTACAAAGGATGCCAAACATTGTTTGCTATCAGGTGAAACCAAGAGAGGTGATAATGTCTGTTTGAAATTTCACATCGAAAGTTGAAACATCTGTCACTGAACCCAGTAGTATGAAATGTGAGCTATCCTCTAAGAGCATCTCTCTCATTGAACAGTTAAGATGTTACTCATAATTTTGCGCTATGTTATGCAGGCGCTTTGGTACATGGCCAGTAGCAACGCATGTTGGGACCAAGTATAAATTGGTTTTAGAAGGCCCCCTTTGTAAGGGTGATCAGGTCACTGGATGGCATACAAACCAGAGGAGCAGTATACCGCGTCGATTTCCAATTGGTTTTTCTGGATTTGCTTTTAACAGCACTATACTTTGGGATCCCAAGAGATGGAAGAGCCCCACCGTTGGGTCTATTATACTCCATTCAGGTGGAAGGGGTGGCTTGCAAGTGAGTTCTTTCTTCATTAAATTTCAAATACCTAGGTAGAAAAATGACTTATCTTTGTATCTTCTTAGCTTTTGCTTGAAAATTATCTGTCAGGACAGCTATTATTTATCCCTCTGTATCACAGTGtctaaaaacgtcttatattttgatacggaggagTAGTTCTTTGTAATTGCCGTCCTAGTTGAGTAACTGCAGTATTGTTATCAATTACGCTCTGTGAACGTAAAAATCTGTTGGGGTGAACCAAATGTAACCATATAAATATCCACGAGAGCAAGTGGAGCCAATACAATGATCTAAAGGAACTATTACCTCTGTTCCGAAATATAAGTCGTTTGGGGAGTTCAGTTTACACTCCCCCaacgacttatatttagaaacggagggagtagaacatagCCATTCCGTAGTGTACTATATAGGGAAACTGCTAAGGCAATGATTACTAGAGTACATCAATAAATCATCACTGAACTGAAACATGGTGCCATTGCAGGAGTCAAGATTTATTGAGAGGCTTGTCGAGGACGAGAGTCAAATGGAAGGCCTAGCAGACAATTGCACCCGTATTATGGTTTGGAATTTCGATTTGGAACCTCCTCAACTCAATTACCCTACTGGCTGGTTGCTGCAGAAGAACCTAGATGCTACGTAGCTGTCTTGGTGCCCCATCTTTTTGTTTGCTCATACTAGTGTGAGTGATGCCTTCCTGAACTTGGCAGCGCCCAGGATCATGCGAAGCTGCTCCCTGCCAAGACCTGATTCAAAATAATGTCACACCAGTAAAAAGTTCAACGAAAGAAGCCTGACAAAAGAAGAAAACCCCCTCACTCTACATTCTTTTCAAATTTCATTTCTCACTCATATTCATCCAGCTAGATCTAGCCCTCTGTATATTTACTCTTTCTCTGTTTCGGTTCGTTATTATACATGCATATATCACCTTACAGATGCGGAAGTTTGTCACCGTTGCAACTCTTGACAGATAGATATACATTCTCTTGATACATGagcaaaagcaaaagcaaaagcaaaaTCACAGATTGGGTTTGACAGTGTGTGCTGTCCGTGCTTGGCTTCAGAATTTTCTTCTCAGCTGTAATTCTACCTGCGACGTTGCTCTTGTCTGTGTACTGAGTTTGGCCATACACCTCATGTATGGTCTGTTTTTTGGGGGCTCGGCTACTCTCTTAAAAAATTGCCTTGCAATTAGAAATTGCGGAGTGGTGTCTGCTTCTTTTGGCACTGCAGCGTCGTGATTCACTTGCCCAGCTGTGGCTCAACGATGGTGTTGCTGTTCTGGTGATGAGGTCAGCTCAGCGATGGTGACGGCGCTCGTACGGTAACAGTATTGCGGAGTAAGGACAACTCCAACGTGTATCGCCAAATTGCCCGTAAATGTGTCCGGACAGAACATTCCAGACACTTTTGGGCCATATTATGGTTATCAAATTTGTTCGGACCGGTCTGGACATCTGAAATCCGACAAACCAACATGAAACCGGGGAATGTCTGAGACAGCTTGAATGTCCGCCACATCGCTCGACAAACCAACATGAAACCGGGGAATGTCTGAGACAGCTTGAATGCCCGCCACATCGGACTTTGACAGCCCGGGCCTCCCAAAACTTCTCTCTCGTCGTTTGGAGAACTCTTCGTGCATTCACTTTGATgctttgcttttttttcttttactACTTACTGCAGGGCAACAACCTTACACTCCTATATTCTAGTAGAAATTTTTGCCCATGTCTGTTTAAATCCACTCCCACCAAAGTCGAACC from Triticum aestivum cultivar Chinese Spring chromosome 3B, IWGSC CS RefSeq v2.1, whole genome shotgun sequence includes these protein-coding regions:
- the LOC123070588 gene encoding probable beta-1,4-xylosyltransferase IRX9L — encoded protein: MARRNAGAMQREGSVKDWSEFDPSPSPKMAYSQSYVAMRGVLTSLASLDLVLMSSSLKSAWATILSHKHARSLERPKSKGMSWKKAMINLFMCFMIGIFIGFTPLFSADLSNKMPAEKDRLPFEGDAIDRRQMAEHQGTKLEPFVAEAESEAVNEPQADESPPVPAMLDDEADFVEALPIVHSVNDSGIVARKQLIVVTATSVRPHQAYYLHRLIHVLKDVPPPLLWIVAEWPYQSRETVEILRSSGIMYRHIVCNRNVSNIRKIIVCQKNNAIFHIKKHHLDGIVHFADEERAYSVDLFEEMRKIRRFGTWPVATHVGTKYKLVLEGPLCKGDQVTGWHTNQRSSIPRRFPIGFSGFAFNSTILWDPKRWKSPTVGSIILHSGGRGGLQESRFIERLVEDESQMEGLADNCTRIMVWNFDLEPPQLNYPTGWLLQKNLDAT